Proteins from a genomic interval of bacterium:
- a CDS encoding amino acid permease has translation MSNDTLRHVRQVARSIFIGDARNPEDPHIFHKLTLVAFFAWVGLGADGLSSSCYGPEEAFRALGSHFYLGLFVALGSVLTIFVISASYSQIIELFPHGGGGYLVASRLLSPKVGMISGSALLIDYVLTITLSVASGADALFSFLPASWYTLRLPFAVAVLGLLILLNLRGVKESVAPLVPIFLTFLLTHAFAIFYGLFTHLANFSELAQTTLLDVRRSHAELGMLGMILLVLRAYSMGAGTYTGIEAVSNGMPILREPKVRTAKTTMRYMAFSLAFMVMGLMIGYMLFRVEHLPGKTLNAILLEQMVSGWPHWAGLTFVLVTLFSEAVLLIVAAQTGFLDGPRVLANMALDRWLPSRFASLSDRLVTQNGILIMGGASLILMVLSKGSVRLMVVLYSINVFITFFLSQLGMVRHWWQVRRSERRWLQKLTINGIGMVLTGFILISVATLKFDEGGWITLVVTGALVSVALLVKRHYIRTGNELKRLDSLVDSVELSLSHREDAVKRPRRKPIRSARTAVLLTSGYNGLGLHTLFGTMKLLGKEFRNFIFVQVGVVDAGAFRSPEEMAELRAHVKGDLDRYVHYMQSQGYYAESIPLIGIDVVEEIVREAPLIQERFPGAVFCGGQLVFPTEPMFSRWLHNYTVFSLQRRFYYLGLPVVLLPIRV, from the coding sequence ATGAGTAACGATACGCTAAGGCATGTCCGCCAAGTCGCGCGCAGTATTTTCATCGGGGATGCCCGCAATCCCGAGGATCCCCACATCTTCCACAAGCTCACCCTGGTTGCCTTTTTCGCCTGGGTCGGACTCGGAGCAGATGGCCTCTCCTCATCCTGTTATGGCCCGGAGGAGGCTTTCCGCGCCCTTGGGAGCCATTTCTATCTTGGCCTTTTCGTCGCCCTCGGCTCGGTCCTGACCATCTTTGTCATCAGCGCCAGCTACTCGCAGATCATCGAACTCTTTCCTCACGGCGGTGGCGGCTACCTGGTCGCGAGCCGTTTGCTCTCTCCCAAAGTGGGTATGATCTCCGGATCGGCATTGCTGATCGACTACGTCCTGACCATCACCCTCTCGGTCGCCAGCGGGGCGGATGCCCTGTTCAGTTTTCTGCCGGCCAGCTGGTACACTTTGCGGCTGCCGTTTGCAGTGGCGGTTCTTGGTCTGCTCATCCTGCTCAACCTCCGCGGTGTCAAGGAATCGGTCGCACCGCTGGTACCGATCTTTTTGACCTTTTTGCTGACCCATGCCTTTGCCATCTTTTATGGCCTGTTCACCCATCTCGCCAACTTCTCCGAACTGGCGCAGACCACACTCCTCGACGTCCGGCGGTCCCATGCCGAGTTGGGCATGCTGGGCATGATTCTGCTGGTTCTTCGGGCCTACAGTATGGGCGCCGGCACCTATACCGGCATCGAGGCGGTCAGTAACGGCATGCCAATTCTGCGCGAGCCCAAAGTCCGGACCGCCAAGACCACCATGCGCTACATGGCCTTCTCACTCGCCTTCATGGTTATGGGACTGATGATCGGCTACATGCTCTTCCGCGTCGAACACCTCCCCGGCAAGACCCTCAATGCCATCCTCCTCGAGCAAATGGTCTCCGGCTGGCCGCATTGGGCCGGCCTCACCTTTGTCCTGGTCACCCTCTTTTCGGAAGCGGTGCTGTTGATCGTCGCCGCCCAGACCGGCTTTCTGGATGGTCCGCGCGTCCTGGCCAATATGGCGCTTGACCGTTGGCTGCCGAGCCGGTTCGCATCCCTCAGTGACCGGCTGGTGACCCAGAATGGCATCCTGATCATGGGCGGCGCCTCGCTGATTCTGATGGTGCTCAGCAAAGGTTCGGTCCGTCTTATGGTGGTGCTTTACAGCATCAACGTCTTTATCACCTTTTTTCTGTCGCAGCTGGGCATGGTGCGCCACTGGTGGCAGGTCCGCCGTTCAGAGCGGAGGTGGCTGCAGAAGCTGACGATCAATGGAATCGGCATGGTCCTGACCGGCTTCATCCTGATCTCTGTCGCCACCCTCAAGTTCGATGAGGGGGGTTGGATCACCCTGGTGGTGACCGGAGCCCTGGTCAGCGTGGCGCTGCTGGTCAAGCGGCATTATATTCGTACCGGAAACGAGCTCAAACGGCTCGATTCGCTGGTGGATTCAGTGGAACTCTCGCTCTCCCACCGGGAGGATGCAGTCAAACGGCCGCGCCGAAAACCCATCCGCAGTGCACGTACGGCGGTGCTGCTCACCAGCGGGTACAATGGCCTCGGCTTGCATACCCTCTTCGGAACGATGAAACTCCTCGGCAAGGAGTTCAGGAATTTCATCTTCGTTCAGGTGGGGGTGGTGGATGCTGGCGCATTCAGGAGTCCAGAGGAGATGGCCGAACTACGGGCGCACGTCAAGGGCGACCTTGACAGGTACGTCCACTATATGCAGAGTCAGGGCTATTACGCCGAGAGCATCCCCCTGATCGGCATCGATGTGGTCGAAGAGATCGTCCGCGAGGCGCCGCTGATCCAGGAGCGCTTCCCTGGGGCGGTCTTCTGCGGCGGCCAGCTGGTCTTTCCGACGGAACCGATGTTTTCGCGCTGGCTGCACAACTATACTGTTTTCAGTCTGCAGCGTCGCTTTTATTACCTGGGCCTCCCGGTGGTGCTCCTGCCGATCCGGGTCTAG